The following are encoded in a window of Glandiceps talaboti chromosome 5, keGlaTala1.1, whole genome shotgun sequence genomic DNA:
- the LOC144434991 gene encoding carbohydrate sulfotransferase 1-like: MTVVKRRVASKSFLVITFLCFFVIAVYWTASITQNTFFPSEDLGNEVLTYKNLNTGAVAHQRNGQGTNLLIFALKRSGSSVTGTLFAKHTNFFYFYEPDMIVANNVLGGFAREDFESMEMIRPQLMGFLDAIYTCNFTKHEYFISDINEITLFWRQGNFPFQPPITIEDMTKLCRSKDYIATKVLRIYNILWIAPLLRKHNIKVIHLVRDPRGLIKSREMFEMSSRNFFEKDKLNFTDRLKKELVNYCKWMDTNYMVARYGPDWLRNNYLLVRYEDIADNPWAVIPQMYKFIGVQSNDVVHDIIAKVTSKKSGNAQAWRQGVTYENVMDMQACCPERIWKMFGYKLVSSAEMLANTKISLVEDMPADRQEFEDINLNN, from the coding sequence ATGACTGTTGTCAAACGACGTGTGGCAAGCAAAAGTTTTCTGGTGATCacatttttgtgtttctttgtAATTGCAGTGTATTGGACGGCATCAATTACACAGAATACGTTTTTCCCGTCTGAGGATCTTGGCAATGAAGTGCTAACCTATAAAAATTTGAACACAGGTGCTGTGGCTCATCAGCGGAATGGACAAGGAACAAATTTGTTAATCTTTGCGCTAAAGCGGTCTGGGTCCAGCGTGACAGGCACTCTCTTCGCAAAACACACCAACTTCTTTTATTTCTACGAGCCTGACATGATCGTGGCCAACAATGTCCTCGGTGGATTTGCAAGAGAAGACTTCGAAAGTATGGAAATGATTCGTCCTCAGCTGATGGGTTTTCTCGATGCTATCTACACTTGCAATTTTACAAAACACGAGTATTTCATTTCAGATATAAAtgaaattactttgttttggCGCCAAGGCAACTTTCCTTTCCAACCACCAATAACGATCGAAGACATGACAAAACTGTGTCGATCAAAGGATTATATCGCCACCAAAGTCTTGCGTATCTATAATATTCTTTGGATCGCGCCTCTGCTACGTAAACATAACATCAAAGTAATTCACCTCGTTCGAGATCCACGCGGTCTCATCAAGTCTCGagaaatgtttgaaatgagTTCTCGAAACTTCTTTGAGAAAGACAAGCTGAATTTTACAGACCGCCTCAAGAAAGAACTGGTGAATTATTGCAAATGGATGGACACGAACTACATGGTTGCTCGTTATGGACCTGATTGGCTGAGAAACAATTACCTGTTAGTCCGGTACGAGGATATCGCAGACAACCCATGGGCAGTTATTcctcaaatgtataaatttattgGAGTTCAAAGTAACGACGTCGTCCACGATATTATTGCTAAAGTGACCTCAAAGAAATCTGGCAATGCTCAAGCTTGGAGACAGGGTGTTACTTATGAGAACGTGATGGACATGCAAGCCTGTTGCCCGGAAAGAATTTGGAAAATGTTTGGGTATAAGTTGGTCAGCAGTGCTGAAATGTTGGCAAACACCAAGATAAGCCTCGTAGAAGACATGCCAGCCGATAGACAAGAATTTGAAGATATCAACTTAAACAATTAA